DNA from Thermoleophilum album:
GCTTCTTCCACATCGGGTAGACGACGAGGTAACGGCCGTCCTGTCCCTCGCGAGGCGCCAGTGGCTGCGGGCGATCCGCATACGGCGACGGTTTGGTGGCCGAGAGATAGGAGTAGGCGATACGCGCATAACCGAGCAGCGCGCATTGGTTGAGCACGACATGAAACTCGTGGATCGGTTCGAGCGTGGGCGCGGCGGTCCGAATCATCAGGTCGCAGTCGCCGCGCGTGCCGACCAGCGAGTAGGTGCGCAGGAAGTGGCGCTCCGCAAAGTCCTCGCACGCGGCCACTACTTCGGCCTTCTGGCGCGCCCGCTCGGCGGCTGGCAGCCGCCGCCACTCCGGCGCTACCGCGAGGAACGTGTACTTGACGAAGTGTCGCTGCGCCATTGCCGCGCTCTGCTGCGTCGCTGCCCACGAGTGTTGCAGGTCGCTGGTCCCAGCCGTCGCGGGGCGGCCGATACGATGGGGCAGTGCGGATCGCGGTCGTCTCGCCCTACTCGCTCAACTACCCGGGCGGGGTCGGACAGCACGCCGAGGCATTGACGCGTGAACTGCGTCGTCGTGGCCATGAGGCGGTGCTGCTCGCGCCGTGGGACCCGAACGATCGGGTCGCCCGCTGGTTGCACCGGGGCCTGGCGCCGCGGGAGCGCGAGCTGGCGCCCTGGATCATCCCGCTGGGTCGCACGTTGGCGATCCCAGCCAACGGGTCGCAATCGAACCTGTGCCTGTCGCCGAACGGTGTCGCTCGCCTCGGCCACTTACTGCGGCGGGGGCGCTTCGACGTCGTCCACGTGCACGAGCCGAACGCTCCGGCGGTGAGCTGGTACGCGGTCGAGCACGCGCGTGCTCCGGTAGTCGCAACCTTCCACGCCTTTTCCACCTCGGCGTTCGCCAATCAC
Protein-coding regions in this window:
- a CDS encoding chlorite dismutase family protein, which encodes MAQRHFVKYTFLAVAPEWRRLPAAERARQKAEVVAACEDFAERHFLRTYSLVGTRGDCDLMIRTAAPTLEPIHEFHVVLNQCALLGYARIAYSYLSATKPSPYADRPQPLAPREGQDGRYLVVYPMWKKREWYRLPAEERMRIMREHIEVGRRFTGIDTNTTYSFGLDDQEFVVAFDCDDPLEFLDLVETLRATESSSYTRSETPIFTCIRCSVSRALDALDGERAVAAVEELARERR